The nucleotide window AGTAGCCTTGCTCGCATCGCGCTGCGTCACCACAACATTCTGCCGGTGAGTCTCTTCTTACTGTCAAGGGCTTTGGATTGCTGCGGACTCGAGTCATTCTTCGACTGTCGCCTCCTTACCGATGCCGGCCCGGCGCGATGTGACCCGCGTTATTCTCGCCTACATGCCTCGGCGCAATGTCGACAGTACTCTAGGGGGTCAAGGTCGCTGCGGGTGGAAATTGCCTTCAACACGCAGTTGCTTCTGATGGCGACTCCATGTTTGAGGCACGCCTTTAGCCTTCCTCAGTTCAGTAGCTAACGCTGTCCACCTGTAGTCTAAATCCCTCGGCCGGTCCAAATATCACTATCCCGCACCAGCGGTCACCTTGATACGAATCATGTCCTACTACGATAACCAGCAGTGGTCCGGTCCCGGCCAGAACAACTGGGAGCACCAGAGCGGCACCTCCACCCCTGTGCGCAGCGGTACGTCGCGCCGTTGCGTCGCTTCCCCGGATGGCAGCTGACCCTGAATATCCGCAGCCGGTGCGAGCGCTCCTCAGCCTCAGGACGAGTTCGCCTTCTCCTATCAGTTCGATGGTACGTCGACCCGAGTCCCGGATACATATCGCGCAGCCGATTGCTCCGGCGGCCGTCCTCGTGATGAGCACTTCGGCGCAGCCAAACGCTTTCCCTACCCGGCTATAAGCACGGACGATATATTCCCATCATTAAATCAGTGCTGACGCTTGCCGCAGAGGTCGACCGCGCCTTCGAGAACTTGTCCAAGTCCGGCAAGGGCTATGGCATGGGCGGACGTCGTGAGTTCCCGAAGACAGCCGACGTGCTTGCTGGAGCACGCCCCCAAGCCAACAGGCGTGGTGGTCTCGCACACGTTGTCAGGGCACCGACTAACCAGGCGGCCCCGCCTGCTATGCGAGTAGATTCTCGTGTctcccacggcggcggtcctcGCTCTCACCACATGAATGCGTTTGACGACGCCCGTGGGCCTCCAGGCCAGAATCTCCACAACTTCTACGCGACCCAGCGCCACCAGCCCTCTCGCGGCACCAACGAGGCAGAGCAGGTTATGCAGGTGAAGAGAAGGATGGCAGCCCAGCGGGAGCGAGAGCTGCGCAACCTCCACACGGAGCAGCAATACCAACGAAGTAGGCCACCCTCTGCAGTTTAGCATTCTTTTGCCTGGTCGCAAGGAAAGGATACCCCACGAtagagaagaaaaagaaaaagccCCGGCCTTGGGCGGTTAAAGACGATGGCTATCAGcgagcctcctcctcctcatgtTGTCCGTTGCCGACCCGCTTTGCCTTTGTCGGCAGCTGCTCGTTGGGCTACGGGTTCCCGCGCCGTCTCACATCATGTTGTTGAACTTGGGCTAACAGTTGTCTGCTCGTAGATGTCTTGACCGACGTGGCCCAGCAGACTGGCAAGCACATGTCTGAGGAAGAGACGCGCGAGCtcatcgcccgccagcgcagcgccttGTACGGCGAGGGCCCCTTTGCCGACAAGAGCGGCTATGTTGATGAGACGGGCAACATGCGACCTGGGGctcccgtcgccagcggcccagccagccttcGTGGCCCGTCGCCCCTGACCTTCGACAACATTGGTCGAGCTCCGTCGGGCGCCGAGCTTCCCACGCCCGGCTCGGCGAGCGACCACGCGCAGAACAACCCCAGTCCGCGACCGCAGTCTACCACTAGCCCCCAGACGGCCGGCCCGACCAACAAGGCCTTTGAGAACGCTGTCGGGCCCCAGAGCCGCACGAGCAACTCCAGCCCCACGGGCGGATCTCCGCCTCGCGACCTGGCCCCTGGCTCTAAGCCGGGCCAGGCGGCCGCCACTGTTGCACCCATCGGCACCAGGCCGTCAGGCACGCCATCGACGGGTGCCTCTGGGAAGCGCTCGACCACGCCCCTcacctcgtcgggcggctggggccgcggcaacggcgtctGGGGCCAGTCGTCGGGCATCGGGGCTCAGGCCAGCGTCTGGGGTTAGGGCGCCGTGACCAAACTGCGCCGCGCATTATGATGGGGGAGCGTTGAAGCTGTACGTGCCGTTTTGTGTGGGCTTGCATTGAAATGGCGCTAGGACTTCTGGTGTCGATGGGAAATTTGGGACAAAATCCGGATCAGCAGCGGTGCTGCCTCCTCGCTTGTTTGATTGTTTCTGGAAAGCTGGGTGTTCTCTGTGGGCGCGCGTTTTCAtcgacaaggacggcatCCTTGGGGCATTttcgggcgacggcgagaccaAAAGGCCTGTGCTTTTGTTTTTTCTTCATATACCTAGGGCTTTTTTGTTCGGAAATTGGCAGGATTGGACCGGGAGTCTACGTCGACGTTGTGAGCCGGTCGGTTGACGTCTTCAGGCGCTATGTTGGCAGGGTCGGACGGAGTTGCATCACGGTCGCAACGCAGCGGGTATATCTTGGGGCGCGGCATGCGAATGACGGGAAGACGCTGGTGGGAGAACACTGGACGATGGGCCGCGAGAGCCACTGAGGTGGAGGGAAAGACTGGGCAGATTTGATATTGCTACGGCCGAGCAGCATCAGCGTGCATCCTGGGAGCGACGCATTTTGTTCGTTGAGCCGTCTCTGCGGTACCACGGCCTCGACATCTAGCGAACGACGGGATCGGAACGCCTGGACCCAGCAGGCGACGACATCCGTTACCACAGCATGGCGATGGCTGGCGGCACCAATGCCGAAGACAAGAACGCAAAGTCCAGAGCGAACACGACTCGAATacaaaaagaagaaaaaactGGGGAGCAACAAAACGGCCATGGGGAGTTTGTCTTTTCTTATTTCCTTTGTTTAGGGCGGCAGGGACGGGgttcttctttctctcttctcaCCTGGGACTGCGACTGGAGGTGTTTTTGACTTTCGGGGGCTGCTAGGGGTATATAGGGAATGGAATAATGAGGGAGACTGATAGCTTGAGAGGCACTCGCAGGGCAGTATGATGAATGAGACTGTGGATGAGCCGCGGAGTCTACTGTGTTTTGTGTGCCTGCCCATTGCTATCCTTCTGGAGACGGGCGGCCACACTTTGCTGCGGAAGACGGTTCGGCATCGTACAGACATCACTTGCCCTCGTGCGGAGGGAGAGTGGATTGATTACACTGCTACATGAGCAAAAGCCGGGCCCCTTCATCGAGGTCCATGAGGTCGTCGGCCCTCAACGTCTTGCCGCCCCAAATGACGgtgcctcggccgtcgacggcgaaggcgccgctCTCCTGCCACTTGTTTCCCATGACGGTCGAGGGCCCGTcttgctcgtcctcgtcctcgtcctcgtacTCGGCCCCCTTGTCCCTCTTTGGCTGACGCTCTCCTCCACGGGCCGCTGGGTTCCATCGTTTGTTGTTCctctcaccgccgccgccgccgccgccgccgccgccgacgtcgacgccggcttCACGGGCaggcttctgctgctgctgtcgcgcggaccgcgacggcgactgggACTGGGACTGGGACTGCACACCGCCACGACGCtggatggcctcggcgacgcgatCGGCGAGCCAGCCCTTTTCGCGCCaggcctgggcctgggcggcggggtggaGGACGTGCcagaggccggcgacgccgaggccccaGGCGGCGTAGAGGGCGcggtgctcgtcgacgaggacgcgcacgttccaggcgccgccgaggaggtcgagCCACTttgcggtggcggcgggggaggcgtgcgagacggcgacgcaggtgacgaggccggcatggCGGTTGGCGAGGGTgcggagggcgaggaaggtCTTTTGCGCGACTGGCGGGTTTGCACATatgtcagtcagtcagtcagtcggtcAGCCTTATGTACATCATCCgcctgtctctctctctctccattTTTTTCTGTCTGTGCTGTGTTTGTCTGTATGTGCCCCGGGCTGTGCACAGTGAAGGGGATGATGTCAAGGAAAGGAGGACGTACACGCGCAGCCCACGCAGCGTAGGAACACGACGAGGaccctcctcccgccgccgagctgcagcctCCCGTCGGGATCCCGCGGCgccacgtcgccgacacgGGGCACGCGGCCgagcgggacggcggcgggcgggggggacaACCAAGGCTGGGCCGTCAGCGGTAGGGACCGGACGGAGAgccacgacgaggaagccgccCCCCGGCTCTTGTTGTCGTCATGGGTGGTGTCTTTGTcgtccgaggaggaggaggaagagaagtCGAGGGCGTTGCTGGGGAggccgagcttcttgagggcGAGCTTGGTGCCGAGGCTGGAGAGCATGTCGGTCTGCCCCTTGCAGGGGGCTCTGGGAGCCGAAGGAGTGGCGAGGCGTGGGGAGCTCGGGCTTGTGTGAGGTTGGAGAAGTGAGTGAGTATATATGTCGAATGAGGTGAGTAGAGGGCGAACGAAGGTGGGTGACTGTGTGAGCGATGACAGGGGGGGCCGGGGTGTGCGTGTGGGGGAGAGAAGAAtgagtgagagagtgagaCAGGGAGAGaatgatggtggtggaccAGGTTCACCCCGGCAGGACTTGATGTGCCGCCAacagtgcagcagcagcaatcaGATCTGTCAAGGAGGgtgaagaagagaaagaagacaacgacgatgacgaagaagCGACATGAGAAGGGAACCCGCGTCAATGGCATTGGTGGGTCAAGAATGGCATATCGTCTCTTTCTTGCGTCATTTccgtcgtcgcgcgacgGATGACACCGTGACTGTTTCGTAAGCGGTTTCGTGGATGGAGAGGGAGGACGGGCCGCCAGTCAGTCGGAACCTCGTCGTGAGGGAACGCGAGGGGCGCACGCTGATCAGGGGATGATTTGTCTGCGTGGCGTTTCTCCATCAACACGTTTCTTGTTGAGGATCTACGAAGTAACTTAGATCCCGGCAGAGGCACGAACGATTGTGATGCGGAATCAATACAAGAGACTAATAAGTGCAATTCGGATGAAGGTGTCAATTCTTTGGAGGGGATATGTGTTTTTGCTCTTCAAGAACATAGAGAGACACGTGGGAGGAAAAGCACAGGAAGGCCACATTTATGTACATATTGCCTTGCCATTTCGTCCAGCGATGCTGGATGCGAGCCACCTACTAATGGCTCGGAACACTCACTGCTCACTCTCATCGCACGGACGTGCGAGACGAGTCAGGAACCACGCGGGATGGATGATGCAgggatccatccatcaaaCATGACACACGTGCATATGCCACTGGCAAACTCGACGAGGGGACCAACTTTTTTGCATAGTAGTAATAATTTTTGGCAACGGCGCAACCTCCATCGCAGATAGTATCTACTACATCCTACCGACGAAGCAAATACACTTGGACGCACCGCACCACGCGTGCTCCTGCCCACgcaccacacacacaaccTCATGCCGCACCGCCCTGGTGGAATGCAAACAAACCCCTGAACCGTCCCCCCCAGTTTTAGACCAGCTCCAAAGGAGGCAAAAAGTGGCGCCACGGGCAAGCAGGGGTTGAGAGCGGGCGGGTCGTCCCGAttggcgccgtgctggcgatgcgggggaagcaggaggaggaggaggtgcggCAGCGATGAACCTTCAAGGGCTTGAACGCATCCGGAACCGCGGTGCGGTTGTTCCGGCGTTCTGCAATGTTGCAGAGAAGCAATGAGTATCTATCTGGTGGGGTTTCacagtatacagtatatAGTTACTACGTCGATTCGGCTGACTGTTTACGAGCCTTATtcatcctcatcgccccATATCGTGGTGTTGGTTGCTGGGTTGTGTGGTCGTGACGCGGGCGACACTGATGGCAGCGGAAATGGGAACCTCGCGAGTTAGTATGATGGTGGCTGCGCATTTGACATGCTCTGTCTGCGCTGATCCCGACGTGAAAGAGGGAGGACTAGTTAGTCCTTGCTGCGGGTTCCATGCTCTCCGAGATGAGTATCCGATCCTTTCCTTCCATCAATCAAGCATTAATTGCGGCAAACAGGTCCGTCAGACTCTTTATTTCGTCTCGTGCACGTATCATGTGTCTCTTATCCATGAGCGGAAAAGCACCTCCAAGCCACGACACACCGGTACCAGCAGCTGTACGAGGGCCCTGCCCAactcctccgcctccaggGGCTCTTGTTCGTGCGCATCGCCCCCGACATGCATGTTCGACATGGCCACccgctacctacctactcaCGCGAACCAAGACCATAGACAATGCGGACTATCttcaggggggggggggtctctTTACGTGCCGTCAAACTAACGAATAATAGCAATCTTGGTACGGCATGTCTCAACGCCGACAAACTTGCAACTGGTCTGATCTGGCAGCGTCTGGCTTTGGGACTACATAAAAAGCAAGTCCGCCGCCAGTGCGTACTCGGTTGACGGATCGTGCACGGTATCGAAGGACCGGTAAGCCCCATCGATGCCTCTTTATGCCGTGCTACCAATAGAAATGTGCTCACATTTGTCCGGGCTATTCGTCACTCGACTTCGCGTTGGATGGTCTCAAGGCATTGTTCGTGAATGTTGTCGTCACTgggacgccgccgttggctgTTGTTGAAAAGTCAACCCTCTCCCGGACAGGCTGTATGTATCCACCGCTCATGGAAAGTGGCGACACCAGTGCCTGTGTAGCAGCCCAGAGCCAAGGCTCGCGGTACTTATACTTTATTCAAAAGCGCCTTCGGCGAGATTTGACGGGGTCTGCTGGACTGTTACGGTGGCGCCCGTGGTGACGGTGGGCCTCGCCTCAATCCTACTCTAAACGTTGGATAGCAGAGTTACAAGCACACGGCGTTGATATTGCTTTGCCGACTTCTCTTCCCAACCACGACTGAGACGAGGCTCACTCATAGAACTCTCCGGGCTTCCGGCGGTAGTTTTCCGTGTTGGTCAGCGCGGCGAAGATCGACCATTTTAGTTACCTACGAGGCCGGCTTCCTTGGCATGACGGCTCCCCGTGCCATCATCGATGGCAAATCTCGCACCCCTCGTGACGCTGCATTAGGACACTGCGGCCGGGACCCacgtcccgccgccggtccCGTTGCGCAtctgggcgtcgtggcaTGTCGGAAGCAACAGCACACACTAAGCGCTGACGACCGCGATGCCTCGCCTTGCAACGACGGAGATTTGGGGGGCTAGAAAGCGGACACCACGAGCGTTGGGGGCGGGCGTCACGAGCTCCATAAACTAACTGACTTCATTCTTTGGCCACGGGGGGGGGCATAAAGTATATCTATCGGAGACTGCCCAGAATGGAAGCCCCAATCCGCATGTGCATACTTCTACGGAGTACACCTCCCGGGGGTCGGAGCATTGACCCGTCcggcgctctctctctctttctctccaGTGACGTGCGTCTCATGCGCCTGACAGCTACGGCATGGAGGCGAGCGCAGGTACACGAAATAATAAGCGCCGGGGAGGCTGATGCCGGCTGTGCTGTTGGGTCAGCAGGCGGGCCGATTGACGCCCATTGGCATCGCCCTGTTATAAAGGGATGGATACGACCTGCTTCGTAACTATGTATGTATATATTTGGAGAACGGCATCATGTCTCCACACTCTCTGCTTCTGACGTTGAGTGGCAAGGCGTGGTGGCGGTCTTTGTTGCCTCGCACAACAGCAGTGCTTGGTTTGGCAATGAACACGAGGCATTGCGTAGAGAGAGAGGCTGACGAGCAATTTTGAGAAACGACACGATGGCTGCTTACTAGAGACGAGACGTCAGGGCTCCGAGCCTTGCATCCTCAGTCGGGCTCGACACTCTCGGGCCGAAGCACGTGGAGCTTGCCACGACCTTGCATGATGCccccaagcaagcaaaaGCATCCATCCCATAATGCTGACCTGGGTCTTTCATCAGCGCGTTCGCCCCGTGTCCGTCAAGGTACGGAAAACGAGTGTATCTGGTTTTGGCTGTACTGTGGCAGTCGTCACGTTCTACAAGGAAGGGATGCATCATTGTTGCCATTGCCATCACAACCACCATCATGACTGAGGTGTTGGTTGGGTCTAGCTGGTTGATGTATGTGACGCGCGCCCTCAGCCGCATCTCGCACCGAagcaacatcatcatcggcctGTGCGGCCCCGTCCCGTGCGAGGGGGAGCTTCATTCGCAactggacgccgccgccctgagTTTGAATCGACCTACCCCCGCACCTGTCACATGCCTGTGCCAGCCCATCCCACGTCCTGTGATTCCCAGTGCAGAGCTCACGActgctgactgactgactgactgaccggaacgcccccccccccctcccccccctttatTATATGTGTGACGGTGGGGGTGCAGATGCGCAATTGGGCTTCTGCTGCTCCTATATCCGTACGGGGGGTAACTACGGGAACAGCAGCACCGTAAAATAGGCAATATGGGCGAAACACGGCTACGTAAGTACGTACTGTAGATTgccatgctgctgggcgCGTGCGCGGGAACCGACACCGTTGTGCGCAAGCGCCGTCGATGGAGAGAGATTGCGATCCGGGGAGATGATGGTACGTAGAGAGGGGGTGCCCAGACCCAGCGCGCCCTCTCATTTGCAGCCGCTGGAGAAATCAATCTAATTTCGAGATTGCCAGTTGCCAGGCCAGCCGGCGCCCCCTACTAATGCCATCGTGACCCGGGCAATGCAAGAGTCCTAcgagagacggcggcggcgattgaACGAGATTGCCATCCAGTTACCGTAATACAGTCCTCTGTAgtagtcgtagtagtagtcgtagGAGTGCAGGCATGTAAGCTTGAATCGGGCAAATGTATGTACAACGCCCCCGTGTCTGTCGATGACAGCCGTGATCGTGTACTTTTTCTCGTACAGCTCCATACCTTACCTATCTGGGTACCTTTTTCTTCGTGTTACCTCACACGCCTGGGAACGACGCTGTGCTAATTCGGCCAGGTCCAGGAGCCCTCGCCTCGGAAGATGGGAGGGAGCCATGGCCACCATAATAGGGAGCCGTCCATAGCACCGGAATACGGGGTGTTCGAATGCCGATGATATCTAAGCCACCGTGCACACAAAGTTTCTTTTGGCCTTGATGATGCATACGGCAAGGAGAGCTTTGCTGCGAGGGcgcatggctggctggcctgcctACCTGTCCTGCTTCGGCGGACTGAACCGGCTGACTGTCAACGGGCACTTTTGGTCACGCTTCTGTGACCCGAGGGCGACGAAACGGCCCATTGCTGCAGAGCGAGATCCAACCACAGGCAGGTCAGGTCCCCTCGCCCGCTTGGTGTCTTGCTAAGTACCTGTAGGTTTGAGGCTATCGGGAGCT belongs to Purpureocillium takamizusanense chromosome 1, complete sequence and includes:
- a CDS encoding uncharacterized protein (EggNog:ENOG503NY1R), which codes for MSYYDNQQWSGPGQNNWEHQSGTSTPVRSAGASAPQPQDEFAFSYQFDEVDRAFENLSKSGKGYGMGGRREFPKTADVLAGARPQANRRGGLAHVVRAPTNQAAPPAMRVDSRVSHGGGPRSHHMNAFDDARGPPGQNLHNFYATQRHQPSRGTNEAEQVMQVKRRMAAQRERELRNLHTEQQYQRNVLTDVAQQTGKHMSEEETRELIARQRSALYGEGPFADKSGYVDETGNMRPGAPVASGPASLRGPSPLTFDNIGRAPSGAELPTPGSASDHAQNNPSPRPQSTTSPQTAGPTNKAFENAVGPQSRTSNSSPTGGSPPRDLAPGSKPGQAAATVAPIGTRPSGTPSTGASGKRSTTPLTSSGGWGRGNGVWGQSSGIGAQASVWG
- a CDS encoding uncharacterized protein (EggNog:ENOG503PB02) gives rise to the protein MLSSLGTKLALKKLGLPSNALDFSSSSSSDDKDTTHDDNKSRGAASSSWLSVRSLPLTAQPWLSPPPAAVPLGRVPRVGDVAPRDPDGRLQLGGGRRVLVVFLRCVGCAFAQKTFLALRTLANRHAGLVTCVAVSHASPAATAKWLDLLGGAWNVRVLVDEHRALYAAWGLGVAGLWHVLHPAAQAQAWREKGWLADRVAEAIQRRGGVQSQSQSQSPSRSARQQQQKPAREAGVDVGGGGGGGGGGERNNKRWNPAARGGERQPKRDKGAEYEDEDEDEQDGPSTVMGNKWQESGAFAVDGRGTVIWGGKTLRADDLMDLDEGARLLLM